TTATGTTGCGAAAATAAGTTGCACGGTGGACAAAACCGGCCAACTTGTTGTACCGACGATTGAACCGGATTTGAGTGAAATCGGTAGGGCTTTGATGCAAGTAAACTTGGGGAGGCAAAAAGTCGCCTTGATGCTTAAATCCATACGGCAGGAAGGCGATAAAATCATATACCAGATAGAAAAAGTTCTTTTGGGAGAGCGGCATTTTACGCTGCGATTTGAAACTCCCTTTCACATTATTCCCGATACACAAAGCGGTGAAACGCATAAATTTGAGTTTGCGGTAGCGGGAAGGGACGTGCGGCAAAAAGTTTCGTTTCCAAGTAAAGTAGGGCCGCTGGAAATCCAGGTAACGTTGCAAGATGTGCCACTCGAAGGAGAAATTACGGTAAAGCAGTTACCGGAACACATGCAGCTTTTTTACGGTATCAATGCACAGAGTTATGATGCGAGGTCGCAGACGCTGACACTTAAGCTTGGTCGTAATTTTGCCGTAGGCTTTATGGGTATTCCGAATGGTAAAAGCTATTCAGACATATTTAACGCATATCAATCTATAAAAAAGCATATAGGGCTTATTTTGTATGATGAACAAGGCAAATTTGTCCAAAAAAGCGAAGAAATACCGGTTTTTGCTGGATCCATTCGTATGTCCGGATTTAGGGGATTGTTGCCGGGCAATTACTATATTTTGATCGATAGGTCTACTTTGCCGGAATATTATAAAGATTATGTCACGAATAAGAAGTATAAGCTGAAAGTTGAGCATGATGGGGAAGTTAAGCTGAAGACTTATCAGGTGAAAGCGGATGGCACCGGTGAATATAATATGGCACATCAATTAGGTGCACCATTATTTTACAATGATCCGTCGGGAAAAATTATAGATGGGATTAAGCAAGCGTATTTTCAATTTATTAATAAAGCCTCAAGTCCGGCGAAAGTAATTTTAGACGGCACCAATGTGGCCAAGGAGAAAGAAACTCGCGAAGGCGAGATTGTTCGCTATCAAATTGCTATTCCGCTGCACCCGGATCATAATTTTGTGATCAAAGGCGATGGAAACTTGCTCAAGCTTAACATTGGTACATGGGATGATGTGTCCTTTACCGATAAATTAGATGAACGGCTGGAATATGTTCCTAACAGTTTAAAAGTAACTGTTGACGATCGGCCAACTGCCGATTATTCGGCAGAGTATGCAGCAGATGAGCACAGCATCAAAGTGCAGGATAGGAGCAAGGCTCAAATAGCAAAGTTAGTCGACTTTAATACTAAAATTAATTTGGGTACTAATGAGTCCAAATTGAAGGTGACTTTTGAGGCCAAGGTCAAGTGGAATAATAATTTTGCGCCATTAATTAATCGGGTCGGCAACTCGGAAACGACTCTGTTTCCACCGTTGGAGTTGAAAGTGAACAAAAGTTGGCAGGGTGGCACGGCTTTGCTGAAAAACTATGATCAGGCAACAGTTTTGAGTTGGTTTGAAGTTATTGCTCAACGCAATAAGCAAACCGTGGCAACCTACCGTGCGGATACTTTGCTGAAACCTAATTCATTTGCATTTGAAGCGCAACCTGGGGGCGGTTTTTCTTTTGTGCTACATAATTTGCCTAGATTTACTGCAGAAGATTTGAAAAAACCGCTTGGGGAGCGGGTGAATCTTACTTACACAATCCGCGAAAATTTGCCGGCGGAGTTGCAGGATTTCCATGCTTTAAACATCGTAAATGCGGCGAAACCGGCGGAAATAACGCTTAAGAATGTGTATACGGTCCCGGGGCGCAGCTTAAAATTGACTAAAAAATGGGATGAGCGGGTGAGGGCCGTGTCGGAAAAGTATGTCCCGATTTTTACGTTGACACAAACGGCGGCGGATGGGCGGAAACGAGAATTTACTTTTTCAAAACAGCAATTACGCTTGATGGAAGGCGCACAGCCCTATACTTATCGGCGGTTTAAAGTGGAGAATAATGTTTTAACGGAGATCACGGTGGCGCCGAATGTCGAATATGACAGGGATGAATTCAAATTGAGCGATTTGCCGCAGACGGATGCGGCTGGGAAAGCATATCGTTACAGTGTTGCCGAAACCGGGGTTCAGCTGAACGGAGTTGATGTCAAGGCTCAATTTGCGGCGGAGATCAAGTCAAATGATGGCAAGATATCTGCTGGAGGGAATGACACCGATAATGGTGATGCTGTCGTGATATATAACAAGTATTTGCCGCCGGTGCCGTCCGAGTCGCAGCCGCCGGTGCCGTCCGAGTCGCAGCCGCCGGTGCCGTCCGAGTCGCAGCCGCCAATGCCGTCCGAACCGCCTACGGAGCCGCAACCGAAGACCGGTGAGCATATTCCGAGGGGAATGATCGGCTTGATGCTGCTAGGCTTGGCGTTGTCCGCCGGAGTTATAATTAACTGCTCGCGTCGTTTAGATGATCGTGGTTGATCAGACTTCAAATAAAGCCAACAATTCTTCCGGCTTAAGATGACTCAGAGTGTGATCGCCCGAAATTACGACTTGATCGATCAGATTCTGTTTGCGCTCCTGCAGATTGCGTATTTTTTCCTCAATTGTCCCTTTGGCGATTAAACGATACACTTGCACGCGGCGCTGCTGCCCCAAACGATGGCTGCGGTCAGTGGCTTGTTGCTCAACTGCCGGATTCCACCATGGATCCATCAAAATTACGGTGTCAGCACCGGTCAAATTCAGCCCTGTTCCACCAGCCTTGAGGGATATCAAGAATACCTCGCCTTCACCGGCATTGAACTTGTTCACCAAATCAGTGCGTTCTTTAGGCGAAACGCCGCCATCAATATACATATATGTAATTGCCAACCGCTCAAGTAAAGGTTTGATGATCGCCAATAAGGCGGTGAACTGCGAGAAAATTAAAATACGGTGTCCGCCGGCCAAAGCAGTCGTCAAAATTTCCTCCAGCAATTCGAGTTTACCGGAACTGCCATGATAGTTTTCCAAAAAGAGTGCCGGATGACAAGCAATTTGCCGCAGACGCGTCAGAAGCGACAAAATCTCCATGGTGTGCTTGGTAGAAATGCGCTCCCCGTTTTGCCAGTCCGGACCGGTGATTGATTGAAGTTGCCGGCGCGCTTCAGCCAAATAAGTCTGATAAATTTTGCTTTGCTCGGGTAGCAATGGAGAAGACAAAATCGTTTCCACTTTCGGCGGTAACTCAGTCAATACCTCACTTTTTAGGCGGCGCAAAATGAAAGGGCGAATCAAGCAACGCAGCGAAAATAAGGCATCGCGTCCTTTTTCTCCGGCCGCGGCCTCGAATTTTCGCTGAAAATCAGTGTGATTGTAGAGAAAACCGGGCATAAGGAAGTCAAAAACCGACCATAGTTCAGACAAGTTATTTTCGATCGGGGTACCGGTGAGGGCAAAACGCTCTGCGGCGTGCAGCTGTTTGACTGCCTGAGAAGTGTGAGTGCGATAGTTTTTTATCGCCTGAGCTTCATCAAGAAAAACACAGGAAAATTTGCGCGTTTTCAGTTCGTCGATATCCTGCCTTACTTGTGGATAACTCAAGATTAGGACATCAACATCAGTCATGTTTCGATATTCTTGATCGCGTTTTTCTTTTATTCCTCGAATGACCCGACTTTTCAGGTGTGGGGCGAAGCGATTGATTTCATCCAACCAATTGTAGAGCAGAGAGGTCGGTGAAATAATTAAGGCTGGCGGTAAGTCTTTTTGCTGCAGACGTTGTTGGCTGATGTAAGCCAAGGTCTGCAAAGTCTTGCCCAAGCCCATGTCGTCGGCCAGAATGCCGCTCAGTCCGTAATTATTCAATTCTTTAAACCAGCCTACCCCGGCGCGTTGATACTGGCGAATGGTGGTTTCGATTTCGGAATTGAAAGTAAGCTCCACCGATTCCGGCGGATTGATCAGTGCCTGACGCAGCTTGGCCAGTGAATCATCCTGCCGCCAGTTTCCATTTTCCTCCAACAAGTAAAGTAACGGCAGAGCGCGGAAAGTCGGCAAGGTTATACCTTCATCACCGAACGTTCCACCCCATTCTTCCATGTAACTTAGCGGTTGCAATGAATCGGCCACCGCTTGGTTCCAGCAGATAACTTCGCCGTTTTTCAGTTTGACGAAATAGCGGTTTTGGTGATAGGCCTTGAGGATAGCCTTCCATTCCGCGGGGGTGAAACTGTTATTGTAGATAGATATATCTAATTGGTTTTTTTCCTTATCAATGCTGACTTCACCTTGTAAATCTGGCAAATTGCGCAGTTTTAATGGCTGAAGACTTTTTTCGGCGTAAAACACGGCTCCGTCTTTTTGCCAGTTGCTCACGGTAGAGGTGAGGAAAAGTTCGGCCGCAGCATTGAACGGTAGTGTAAATACGGTCGCCGGCAAAAGTGCTGAACTTACGAGATTGCTAGGTTTTTCTGCTCTGAATCCGGCCTGTTTTAAGCGATGCAGCCATTTTAATTCTTCTTTAATCAACCTCGGACCGGGTATGGCAGAATTTTCCGGTGAACTCAACTCGGCAATCAAGGTTTGGCTATCCAGTGGCTTGGGATCATAATAAAAATCTTTATTATAGTTTATCCGTAATCTCGCTTCCAATTTGTCTGCGGTAATGCTTAACCAGATGTTGGGTTTAACAGTTAGTTCGGCAACTTTAGGGACGAACTCCGGGGGTAGGGCGGATTTAATCTCTTCACGCAATGGATAAAGGATGTAAGTTGCCAAATTTTTGGCCTGCCCGGTAGTTAACCTCACCCCGTCTAAATTTGCCATGGCCGCTTTGGCCACGGGGGCATTGTATGGCAGATTGAGTAGTTCGCTGTAGGGTGCGCCGGCCGGCGGCAGACGATAAAATTTTTCGCCTTGCCGATACAGAGTTATTCCGTAGGACAATTTTTCAATTGGAGCTGTGGCGCAGGCCGCCAAAGTATAGGCCGGTTCGCTGTTGTTATGTCCGACATCCGCTAAACACAGCGTCCAATCCGGCCAGCCCATGGTTAAATGCCAGGGTGAACGTTCGCCGTTAGGAAAGATGACGGTGATTTTTAGTCCCGGTTCGGCCAGTTTTACGCGAACTAGTTCATTAAAATCGTGCTGTGTCAACGGCCAGTCACTAAAACTGTTGGTCCGTTGTTCAATTGTATATATAGAATCTTCATTTAAATTACCGGACAAATAATCCAAAAAGTTTTCCGCGGCGGCGGGCAAGGAGCGCAAAGCGGTTTGCCAGATGAAGTTTTTGCCGAGCTTGATATCTTCTCCGTCTTGGCGTTTTTCTAGGGACTGCCACCAGTTGGCAAGCATGTATAACTTTTCGTGGCCAATGTAAAGGGCGAGGCGGGGGCCATGTTGAGCTGAATAAGTGCTGATATTCGGCAAAGTCAAGACGAATTCGTAGTTTAATTCGCCGTCATTTTCGGTTGATGATTGAAATTCATGGCGCAAATTGGCTTGCAAAAGTCGGGCAAGCAAGTTGGTTCCCGGCAGGGTGAAAACTGCCAGATCTTTTTGGGGGGCAGTATGGGTAATTCCGCTGCCTGTTTCCGGCGTGGTATGGAACTTGGTTGTGTCCGGTTCTGTGGAAGCTTTGGCCGCAGGAAGGTTAGCGGCGCGGTCACTGGGGTAAAATTGTTGGGCGGTATAATGGGCGGCCGAGCCGGGGTACTTGCTGTCGGTGGCAGGAGTAGCCGGAATTCCCGTAGCAGAAAGTTGCGGTGTTGGCGAGGCGGTATGGTTGATCGTCGCTTCGGTGTTTATGGCGGTTGTCATGGGCTTGCCGGCGGTTTTTTTGCTGTTGTCGCTGGTTTCTGGGCTTAATATGGCTGAAACAGCTGCGCCGGGCGTTGTTTGGGCGGCGTTGCCGGCGACCGTGTTTGTCGTGGTTGCTGCGCCGGGAGTTGCTTGGGCGGCGTTGCCGACGACCGTTTTTGTCGCGGTTGCTGCGCCGGGCGTTGCTTGGGCGGCTTTGCCGGCGGCAGTTTTTGTCGCGGTTGCTGCGCCGGGTGTTGCTTGGGCGACGTTGCCGGCGGCAGTTTTTGTCGCGGTTGCTGCGCCGGGTGTTGCTTGGGCGACGTTGCCGGCGGCTGTTTTTGTCGCGGTTGCTGCGCCGGGCGTTGTTTGGGCGGCGTTGTCGGCGGCCTTGCTTGCCGCGGTTGCTGCGCCGGGCGTTGTTTGGGCGGCGTTGTCGGCGACCTTGCTTGCCGTAATTGCTGTGCCGGGTCTTGCTTGGACGGCGTTGTCGGCGGTCTTGCTTGCCGCGGTTGCTGCGCCGGGAGTTGCTTGGGCGGCGTTGTCGGCGGCTGTGTTTGCCACGGTTGCTGTGCCGGGTGTTTCCGCCTTATTTGTAGCCAACTTTTGCAACTTAAGCGCTGCCGCTGCCGTTTGGGTGTAGTTTTCCAAATCCTGTTTATTTAATTGCATGATCAAGGCAGTTACATGCTGACAAAAGCCCCAATGATTTTTGCTATGCTCACAAGTACATTGAAATTTACTCGGGCGACCGTTACTGCGAAGCAACAAGGAAACGAAATGCTTTTGCGGGGGTGGATAGGCGATGAGCGCGGACAAAATACGCTGCGATGGTAAATAGATGATGTCTTGAATAAAATTATTCTTTATAATATCGCAGGCTTCATTAATAACCTTGCCGTTGGTAGCTAATGTTCGTAGCTCATTGTTCTGAATATTGAATTGCATGTTGGCCTCCGTTTTGCTGTCTTTTTATTATAAATTAAACCCATTGGAAATGAAACGAGGGAGGTCATTTTGCTATTGTTAAGAAAATATTACAAAACCTTTGTGCAACAAGCATAAAAACGGACACATTTTTTGTGCGCAATGCACAAGGTGAGATTTTGCATAGCTGTAGATTTGGGCAAAAGCTGAACTTTCCAAAAAGTGCTCAAAACCCCCTTCACAAACTCAGAAACTGTGCTAAAATGCATTTCAGAAATTGAGAGAGAAAACAAGAAACACCTTGTAGGACAAGGTAAACAAGAGTTGAACTCAAACAATGATTTGAATGTGACTATGAATGAGCTTAGCTCGGAAAAGAGGTACAGTATGAAGAGAGAAATGAAGAAAGTTATGAAGAAAGAAAAGAGAAATTGGCTGGAAAATGCTTTGATGGCCATGCTGGCTTTAGTGTTAGTTGTAATTATGATTCCACAAAACGCATATGCGCTTGAACAAAATGATAAAGCTGGCAACGCAGTGACTAATCAAGTAGCTGTAACTGCCCAAGTAAAATCAGCCCAGGACAAAGTTCCTGACACCTCGGCTGCCGGAAATTCCGTTCTGTTTGCCGGAGCAACCGCTTTCTTATTGATGATGGTAGCTGGTATCGCTCATTGGCAAAGCAAGGACCAATCAACCTTCGTGTTTGAATATCTTGGTAAAGATTTCCGCGGTATTAAGAAGAACAACCTGTTTGAAAACGGCAAGTTTTAAGCCGTAGTGAAGTCGGGCGGTCGTCAAGACCGGCCCGCTTTTTTTTTTGCTCGACATAATTTGACGAAATGTTATAAAGATGTTATCCTAAATGAAATTCAATAGGTAGAGGCGCATTGGTTAAATAGTAAGCGTACATTCGAGGTGGGCGACACCGTACGGCGAAAGGTAACCGATGCCGAAGCAGGAGTCATCGCCGGGGCTTTTGCTGGTTCGTCATCATAATAGGTGCCGAACTGTCACATATGTGGAGAGCTAACCATTGGTTAAATACGAACAGTTAAGCCATGAGCCATTCTACCTATGCTCGTGGTTTTTTTGTGCCTAACGGAGGGGCGTAAATTATGCGAAACGAACGAAATTGGAAGAAAATGTTGGTTGCCGGTGTGCTTACGATCAGTACTTTGCTGACCGGTGGATTGTTGGGCGGTTGTGGCGGCGGGCAAGCTGGCACGGCTGACGGTCTGCGTGAAAAAGGTGAGTTGCGTGTGGCGATGGAATGTGCTTACGCCCCCTATAACTGGACACAAAGCACTGATTCCGACGGAGCAGTGGCGATAGAAGGCAGCAGCGAATTTGCCAACGGTTATGACGTGAAGATAGCCAAAAAAATTGCCGCGGCACTTAACTTAAAGCTGCGTATCGTCAAATCTGATTGGGACAGTCTGATTCCGGCCGTTCAATCTGGTACGGTAGACTGCGTTATTGCCGGTCAATCAATAAAGCCGGAGCGTTTGCAGAATGTGGATTTTACCAAGCCGTATTACTATGCTGATATTGTTACTCTGACGTTGAAAGATAGCAAGTTTGCCAAGGCGACCTCGCCGGCGGATCTGGCCGGAGCCAAAGCCACGAGTCAGCAAAACACGATCTGGTATGATTTGTGCCTGCCGCAAATACCACAAGTACAAAAGTTGGCTGGGCAAAACGATGTTCCGGCCATGCTGGTTGCGTTGATTTCGGGAGCGGCGGATGTAGTTGTTACCGATATTCCGACGGCGAAAGCGGCTTTGCGGGCCTATCCTCAACTGACCATGCTAAAATTTGATCAAGCGAAAAATTATCAGGTCTCCGAATCGGATGTTAATATAGGCATATCTGTACGCAAAGGCAACGCAGTGTTGAAAGAAAAAATTGATCAAATACTGGACGGATTTTCCAGAGATGACATGAATAAGCTGATGGATGAGGCAATTACGCAACAACCTTTAAGCAAATAAAATTTTGCTAAGTGAAAAAAATAATAAGACGTAAACAAGGTCTGCTAAGACGCAGATTTTAACCTATAGCAGATTCTAATCTATAGTAGATTTTAACCTATAAGGGAGGATACCTCGTGAACATTCCGGCAAGTACTGATTTTGGCGGCTGGATAATTTGGATTATTCGCTCGTCTTACCGCTCAATTCTTAACGGTATATTATTAACTTTAGTAGTTTCATTGGTGGCGACTTTCATCGGCTGCTTGATCGGTTTGGCGGTAGGCTTGCTCCAAACATGGCCGGAAAGCAGTCGGGAGGCCTGGTTGAAGCGCGGATTCAAGCGGTTGCTTAAATTTATCCTGAAGGCCTATGTCGAAATTTTCCGCGGCACGCCTATGATGGTTCAGGCAGCATTCATTTATTACGGCGCGGCACTTTTGTTCAATTGGCATATGAACTTGATTTTTGCTGCTATTTTTATTGTATCTATAAATACCGGTGCGTATATGGCCGAGACAGTGCGCGGTGGGGTGATGTCAATTGACCCGGGACAGACGGAGGGGGCCAAGGCTTTGGGCCTCAACCACTATCGTACGATGCGTTCCATCATTTTGCCACAGGCGATCCGCAATATTATGCCGCAAATCGGCAACAATTTGATTATCAATATTAAAGATACCTGCGTTCTCTCGATTATTGGAGTAATGGAACTGTTTTACACGATGAAAAGCATTTCCGGAGCTACTTACGCTTTCTTCCCGACCTTTACGGTGGCGATGGTCATCTATTTTGCTATAACCTTTACTTGCTCGCGTCTGTTGCTTTGCCTAGAGCATCGGCTAGCCGGGGAGGAAAACTACACCCTTGCCCTGAGTGATGCTTTGGTGCCGGGGGAAGGAATGCCGCATTTTAAGGCCAACGCAAAAATCACCAATCGTGACTATGAAGCAAAACAGCACGCGGATACAGCTGTTGAAGTCGGGGATAAGGCGGACACAGCGGTGATCGGTGATACCGATACTGAAGGAACCAGAACTTGTACAGAACGGGCAAAAGCTTTGCACGGGACGCTTGAACCGGCAGTCAAACCGGCATTAGCAACCACGGCCGAAACCTTGGGCAAATCTACGGCTGAGATCGCGCCGGTGATCGAAGTTAGCCATTTAGCCAAATCTTTCGGGAAACATCAAGTTTTGCAAGACGTTTCTTTCAAGGTTTGTCAGGGCGATGTGACTTGCATCATCGGAGCATCCGGTAGCGGCAAGTCAACCTTATTAAGATGCATCAATCTGCTGGAAAATCCCGATAAAGGCGAATTGCATTATTGCGGCAAGGTAGTCGAGTACGGTGGAATGGAAGCGACAGCCTACCGCGGCAAAGTCGGAATGGTATTCCAAAATTTCAATTTGTTTAATAACTTAAATGTGCTTGAAAACTGTGTTCTAGCTCCTTGCCAGGTCCTACGGGAAGACAAGGACACGGTCACGGCACGGGCGAAACGCCTGCTGGAACAAGTCGGCATGGGCGCTTATATTAATGCTAAGCCGCACCAACTTTCCGGCGGCCAAAAACAGAGGGTGGCGATTGCCAGAGCATTAACAATGCAGCCGGAGGTCCTGCTTTTTGATGAGCCAACCAGTGCGCTTGATCCGCAGATGGTGGGGGAAGTTCTGCGAGTTATGCGGCAAGTGGCGGCCGGCGGTATGACCATGTTGGTGGTGACGCATGAAATGAAATTTGCCGCTGAAGTGGCGACCAAAGTGGTTTATATGGCCGACGGCGTTATCGTTGAAGAAGGTACGCCCGAGCAAATTTTTCATGCGCCATCTGATCCGCGTACGGCAAAATTTTTGGCCAATACCCAAAACCTTTGGTAAATTTTTTGCGAATATGACGGATGAACTCGTCAAATTTGTTTGCATTGTTGTATAATACTAACAACTATACATTGCGGAGGTTGCCGGCAATGGGTGCAACCACGGGAGGTTTTATGAAAATTAACAAGAATATGATTATCGCGGATGTTTTGGAGCTTGACCGCGGTACCATCCCCATTTTTATGGAAAGCGGTTTGCACTGCTTAGGCTGCATTATGGCCTCGGGTGAATCCATAGCGGAAGCCAGTATGGTGCATGGTATCGACTGCGATGACTTGGTTGACAAGCTTAATCAATATTTTGCTTCGAAAGAAATGTAAGCGATGCTGATCAAGCCGATTAAACTTGCTCCGGCCAGAGAACAAGTCGCTCAATCTTTGAGGCAGGCGATATTGGCCGGGGAATATCGTCAAGGCGAACTGATTTCTTTGGACAGTGTGGCACATTTGGTCGGGGTTTCGCGTACGCCGGTGCGCGAAGCCTTCCAACTTTTAGCGGCTGAAGGGCTCATCGAATTGCGCCCGAACCGTGGTGCGGTAGTCATCGGTTTGGCACCGGAGGCGGTTGCCGACAGCTTTGATATGCGAATTTTGCTGGAAGGGGAAGCAGTTTATCGCGCATGCATGAACGGCGTAGATACCAAGCTTTTAGAACGTTACTGCGACGAGGGCGACTTGGCCGTCAAGTATAATGAAGTGGCCCGTTTCACCAAGTGTAACATGCTTTTTCATGAAACGATCTGGGAGGCCTCCGGATCGGAAAAGCTGAAGGGATTTTTGCGACAACTTTGGAAAGGCCTGATGGTTGACCAAGCGGTTGACAAAAAAGCCAATATGGCCGAGGCTCAAGAAGAGCACAAAGAATTACTGGCTGTTTTAAAGGAACATGACGCTACCAAAGCCCGTCAAGTCATGCGGCAACATTTGTTGTGCAGCAAGATAAATGCTTTAAACAGTTTGGCTAAGAAAAATAAAAGCGAGGCGCCGAGGCACATCGGCAATGTCTGAGTGCGACGTTGTAAATCACGCGACTACAAAGATTACCTACATTTAATCACTGAAATGATTGAATAATAGAAGGGAATATAATATAATTTTCTTTTGGTTTTGGCGCATAAATATAGCACCATTCCGGAGGGAGAACATTATGGATTATGACGTAATCATTGTCGGCGCTGGCCCGGGGGGAATTTTCTCTGCTTATGAGTTGATAAAACTCCGACCCGAACTTCGTGTGGCTGTTTTTGAAGCCGGTCATCCTTTAGCCAAACGGCATTGTCCCATAGATGGACGAAAAATAAAAACTTGTGTTAATTGTAAAAGTTGTTCGATTATGTCCGGTTTTGGCGGGGCAGGAGCTTTTTCCGATGGCAAATACAACATAACTAACAAGTTTGGCGGTACGCTTTACAAATACATCGGCCGCGAACAGGCCTTGGAGCTTATGCGCTACGTTGATACGATCAACATGGCTTGCGGTGGCGAGGGTACGAAACTTTATTCCACCTCCGGTTCTGAATTTAAAAAAATATGTTTACAAAACAAGCTTAATTTGCTCGATGCTTCGGTCAGACATCTTGGAACAGATATAAATTATATCGTGCTTGCCAATCTTTATGATGATCTGAAGACAAAAATGGATTGGTTTTTTGATGAGCCGGTAGAAAATATTATCGCCGATACCGATGGAAGTTATGAGATACACACCACTAAACGCACGGTCAGCTGTGCAAAATGCATTGTTTCAGTAGGGCGCAGCGGCAGTAAATGGATGGAGAAAGTCTGTCGTGACCTTAATATTAAGACCAATTCCAACCGCGTTGATTTGGGCGTGCGAGTCGAGCTGCCGGCCGTTATTTTTGAACATTTGACTAACGCCCTGTATGAGAGCAAAATTGTCTATCGCACCGAAAAATTCGAGGATGATGTCAGGACTTTTTGTATGAATCCGCATGGGGTGGTAGTCAATGAAAACACGAACGGCATTGTCACGGTCAACGGACACAGCTATGAAGATCCGGCCATGCATACGGAAAACACTAACTTTGCCTTGTTGGTGGCCAAAACATTTTCTGAGCCGTTCAAGGATAGCAACGGTTATGGCGAAA
This is a stretch of genomic DNA from Mageeibacillus indolicus UPII9-5. It encodes these proteins:
- a CDS encoding isopeptide-forming domain-containing fimbrial protein is translated as MAKHQNHLNDPKKKHLFHRIIASLIIAVFCLPLLPVEIAQADETAGARSGAVGKADKTGLAGPAGLVFDGTFFLNNKTETVTFNWTKLDANGEEDEDVSFTSELTPDDYQVQASYPLGYRKVHYTSTDDDKLYAHGDKFKVYLTNRYDRKITPETVSTVQLGADGKLHLKFILGQNNIAEIEKTLELQLPSGIDAANLPSLLSTTFKLDGKSVKLTARRKGNGTAYVAKISCTVDKTGQLVVPTIEPDLSEIGRALMQVNLGRQKVALMLKSIRQEGDKIIYQIEKVLLGERHFTLRFETPFHIIPDTQSGETHKFEFAVAGRDVRQKVSFPSKVGPLEIQVTLQDVPLEGEITVKQLPEHMQLFYGINAQSYDARSQTLTLKLGRNFAVGFMGIPNGKSYSDIFNAYQSIKKHIGLILYDEQGKFVQKSEEIPVFAGSIRMSGFRGLLPGNYYILIDRSTLPEYYKDYVTNKKYKLKVEHDGEVKLKTYQVKADGTGEYNMAHQLGAPLFYNDPSGKIIDGIKQAYFQFINKASSPAKVILDGTNVAKEKETREGEIVRYQIAIPLHPDHNFVIKGDGNLLKLNIGTWDDVSFTDKLDERLEYVPNSLKVTVDDRPTADYSAEYAADEHSIKVQDRSKAQIAKLVDFNTKINLGTNESKLKVTFEAKVKWNNNFAPLINRVGNSETTLFPPLELKVNKSWQGGTALLKNYDQATVLSWFEVIAQRNKQTVATYRADTLLKPNSFAFEAQPGGGFSFVLHNLPRFTAEDLKKPLGERVNLTYTIRENLPAELQDFHALNIVNAAKPAEITLKNVYTVPGRSLKLTKKWDERVRAVSEKYVPIFTLTQTAADGRKREFTFSKQQLRLMEGAQPYTYRRFKVENNVLTEITVAPNVEYDRDEFKLSDLPQTDAAGKAYRYSVAETGVQLNGVDVKAQFAAEIKSNDGKISAGGNDTDNGDAVVIYNKYLPPVPSESQPPVPSESQPPVPSESQPPMPSEPPTEPQPKTGEHIPRGMIGLMLLGLALSAGVIINCSRRLDDRG
- a CDS encoding DEAD/DEAH box helicase, with amino-acid sequence MTTAINTEATINHTASPTPQLSATGIPATPATDSKYPGSAAHYTAQQFYPSDRAANLPAAKASTEPDTTKFHTTPETGSGITHTAPQKDLAVFTLPGTNLLARLLQANLRHEFQSSTENDGELNYEFVLTLPNISTYSAQHGPRLALYIGHEKLYMLANWWQSLEKRQDGEDIKLGKNFIWQTALRSLPAAAENFLDYLSGNLNEDSIYTIEQRTNSFSDWPLTQHDFNELVRVKLAEPGLKITVIFPNGERSPWHLTMGWPDWTLCLADVGHNNSEPAYTLAACATAPIEKLSYGITLYRQGEKFYRLPPAGAPYSELLNLPYNAPVAKAAMANLDGVRLTTGQAKNLATYILYPLREEIKSALPPEFVPKVAELTVKPNIWLSITADKLEARLRINYNKDFYYDPKPLDSQTLIAELSSPENSAIPGPRLIKEELKWLHRLKQAGFRAEKPSNLVSSALLPATVFTLPFNAAAELFLTSTVSNWQKDGAVFYAEKSLQPLKLRNLPDLQGEVSIDKEKNQLDISIYNNSFTPAEWKAILKAYHQNRYFVKLKNGEVICWNQAVADSLQPLSYMEEWGGTFGDEGITLPTFRALPLLYLLEENGNWRQDDSLAKLRQALINPPESVELTFNSEIETTIRQYQRAGVGWFKELNNYGLSGILADDMGLGKTLQTLAYISQQRLQQKDLPPALIISPTSLLYNWLDEINRFAPHLKSRVIRGIKEKRDQEYRNMTDVDVLILSYPQVRQDIDELKTRKFSCVFLDEAQAIKNYRTHTSQAVKQLHAAERFALTGTPIENNLSELWSVFDFLMPGFLYNHTDFQRKFEAAAGEKGRDALFSLRCLIRPFILRRLKSEVLTELPPKVETILSSPLLPEQSKIYQTYLAEARRQLQSITGPDWQNGERISTKHTMEILSLLTRLRQIACHPALFLENYHGSSGKLELLEEILTTALAGGHRILIFSQFTALLAIIKPLLERLAITYMYIDGGVSPKERTDLVNKFNAGEGEVFLISLKAGGTGLNLTGADTVILMDPWWNPAVEQQATDRSHRLGQQRRVQVYRLIAKGTIEEKIRNLQERKQNLIDQVVISGDHTLSHLKPEELLALFEV
- a CDS encoding transporter substrate-binding domain-containing protein → MRNERNWKKMLVAGVLTISTLLTGGLLGGCGGGQAGTADGLREKGELRVAMECAYAPYNWTQSTDSDGAVAIEGSSEFANGYDVKIAKKIAAALNLKLRIVKSDWDSLIPAVQSGTVDCVIAGQSIKPERLQNVDFTKPYYYADIVTLTLKDSKFAKATSPADLAGAKATSQQNTIWYDLCLPQIPQVQKLAGQNDVPAMLVALISGAADVVVTDIPTAKAALRAYPQLTMLKFDQAKNYQVSESDVNIGISVRKGNAVLKEKIDQILDGFSRDDMNKLMDEAITQQPLSK
- a CDS encoding amino acid ABC transporter ATP-binding protein, with product MAPVIEVSHLAKSFGKHQVLQDVSFKVCQGDVTCIIGASGSGKSTLLRCINLLENPDKGELHYCGKVVEYGGMEATAYRGKVGMVFQNFNLFNNLNVLENCVLAPCQVLREDKDTVTARAKRLLEQVGMGAYINAKPHQLSGGQKQRVAIARALTMQPEVLLFDEPTSALDPQMVGEVLRVMRQVAAGGMTMLVVTHEMKFAAEVATKVVYMADGVIVEEGTPEQIFHAPSDPRTAKFLANTQNLW
- a CDS encoding DUF1858 domain-containing protein, producing MKINKNMIIADVLELDRGTIPIFMESGLHCLGCIMASGESIAEASMVHGIDCDDLVDKLNQYFASKEM
- a CDS encoding GntR family transcriptional regulator, whose amino-acid sequence is MLIKPIKLAPAREQVAQSLRQAILAGEYRQGELISLDSVAHLVGVSRTPVREAFQLLAAEGLIELRPNRGAVVIGLAPEAVADSFDMRILLEGEAVYRACMNGVDTKLLERYCDEGDLAVKYNEVARFTKCNMLFHETIWEASGSEKLKGFLRQLWKGLMVDQAVDKKANMAEAQEEHKELLAVLKEHDATKARQVMRQHLLCSKINALNSLAKKNKSEAPRHIGNV